The Saprospiraceae bacterium genome includes a window with the following:
- a CDS encoding DUF4968 domain-containing protein yields MRNQIITHILILLGFSLYSQVYLSPEKPGFTEEITLTFKADEGNAGLKSFEGDIYAHTGLLTDQSTNPGDWKYVVADWGKNLDNLKLIKKAEDTWELKFKISELYGIPPAGNVTALTFVFRSADGSKVGKARGDQDIYYFLKEPDFKKAVEISENCLAPEPEWSRHANIYEVNVRQYTKEGTFNAFSEHLPRLREMGVNILWFMPIQPIGLKNRKGSLGSYYSIQDYKGINPEFGTFEDFRRLVAKAHGMGFKVILDWVANHSAWDNEWITKHPDWYARDTDGNIIAPYDWTDVAKLNFDQYYMRKAMMESMEFWVREADIDGYRCDVAGEVPIDFWEEVRLKLEAIKPVWMIAEDADKHFLMNKAFNANYGWPFHHLMNEIAKGKTPANAVYEQLEKTEKSYPKGSYPMQFITNHDENSWNGTEYERLGNGTSAFAVLYYTIPGMPLIYSGQEAATKKRLLFFEKDPIDWTDKSLIPFYTSLNKLKSENPALWNGKHGGDLQQLTTDQKESVVAFSRNHDLSKIVVVINLSDKNLKSQIEIGENTGHYIEYFTGKELNLHRKMQMDLAPWEYRVYIYQGPKKNDIRTFKSVEKSATGLKIHTNDGSYQLTPYSENAVEVSFEPTGSATNPPSYGISANIKKIKTTYKEDKNRITYSTPGISIHIQKSPFRISYLYKNKELTKEADGYFDGNEYSGFSFQLRKDEKLTGGGMRVLGMDRRGKRLRLYNKPSFGYETHADQMYYSLPVAISSQKYMLIFDNGADGYMDLGATDKDKLSFEASGGRMSYIVVAGDKWQDLISNYTDLTGKQPLPSKWTLGNIASRMGYHSQTEVENVVKLYEDYKIPLDAVVLDLYWFGKELKGTLGNLEWYRDSFPNPEKMMSDFKNKGIKTVLITEPFVIENTLKFGETVENNLLGKKNDGAPYLYDFYFGKTGLLDIFNPETQKWFWNIYKRHTASGVAGWWGDLGEPEVHPDDMLHVGGRGKDLHNLYGHVWAKTIFDGYKKDFPTQRPLILMRSGFVGSQRYGMIPWSGDVSRSWGGLQPQVEISLTMGMQGLAYMHSDLGGFSGEVQDPELYTRWLQYGVFQPVFRTHAQEEIPSEPVFWDKKTRELATKSIRLRYAMLPYNYTLLWENNTTGMPLMRPLFYEEDRPDFFNETGTYLWGSAFLVSPVVAKNAKKQKVVFPKGSNWINFSDDKVYSGDQTVFVETDPSEIPVFVRAGSFVPMISDIQNTDQASEAPLMIHYYHHISVSSSEGKLYEDDGNTPEAFEKGLYQLTGFKAIFKNKVLTIHKNLTGNGFTGQKKDREITYIIHGVEKDIKNIFVQDKSGKKAIIQTSAYKYDDTTKTITLKLDESVSGFEIQL; encoded by the coding sequence CCTGACTTTCAAAGCTGATGAAGGCAATGCAGGTCTGAAATCATTTGAAGGAGATATTTATGCTCATACCGGACTTTTGACAGATCAAAGTACAAATCCGGGAGACTGGAAATACGTAGTGGCTGATTGGGGAAAGAATTTAGATAATCTGAAACTTATAAAAAAAGCAGAAGACACCTGGGAATTAAAGTTTAAAATATCAGAGCTTTACGGTATTCCACCTGCCGGAAATGTTACCGCTCTGACATTTGTGTTCAGGTCTGCAGATGGCAGTAAAGTCGGAAAAGCACGTGGTGATCAGGATATCTATTATTTTTTGAAAGAACCTGATTTTAAAAAAGCGGTTGAAATCTCAGAAAATTGTCTGGCACCGGAACCGGAATGGTCTCGTCATGCTAATATCTACGAAGTCAATGTAAGACAATACACTAAAGAAGGTACTTTCAATGCATTCTCCGAACATTTGCCCAGACTCCGGGAAATGGGAGTGAATATTCTGTGGTTTATGCCGATACAACCGATAGGTCTGAAGAATCGTAAAGGGTCACTCGGATCTTATTATTCGATACAGGATTATAAAGGAATCAATCCTGAATTCGGCACTTTTGAAGATTTCAGGAGATTGGTGGCAAAGGCTCATGGAATGGGCTTTAAAGTGATATTGGATTGGGTGGCCAACCACAGTGCCTGGGACAATGAATGGATAACCAAACATCCTGACTGGTATGCCAGAGACACAGATGGAAACATCATTGCACCATATGACTGGACAGATGTAGCTAAGCTGAATTTTGATCAGTATTACATGCGTAAGGCCATGATGGAATCTATGGAATTTTGGGTCAGAGAAGCAGATATCGATGGATACAGATGTGATGTTGCGGGAGAAGTACCAATTGATTTTTGGGAAGAAGTTCGACTAAAACTCGAAGCTATCAAACCTGTATGGATGATTGCGGAAGATGCAGACAAACACTTTTTGATGAACAAGGCTTTTAATGCCAATTACGGATGGCCGTTTCATCACCTGATGAATGAAATTGCAAAGGGCAAAACACCTGCAAATGCAGTTTATGAACAACTTGAAAAAACAGAAAAGTCCTATCCGAAAGGAAGTTATCCGATGCAATTCATTACCAATCACGACGAAAATTCCTGGAACGGAACTGAATACGAAAGACTTGGAAATGGAACTTCCGCTTTTGCCGTTTTATATTATACGATCCCCGGGATGCCACTTATCTATTCCGGTCAGGAAGCTGCCACCAAAAAAAGACTTTTATTTTTTGAGAAAGATCCCATAGACTGGACGGATAAAAGTCTGATTCCTTTTTACACGAGTCTCAATAAGCTGAAATCAGAAAATCCGGCCCTTTGGAACGGAAAACATGGCGGGGATTTACAGCAACTTACCACCGATCAGAAGGAATCTGTGGTAGCCTTCAGCAGAAATCATGATTTGAGTAAAATTGTAGTTGTCATCAATTTATCTGACAAAAATTTAAAATCACAGATTGAGATAGGTGAAAATACAGGTCACTACATAGAGTACTTTACAGGTAAAGAGTTGAATCTTCATAGAAAAATGCAGATGGATCTGGCGCCATGGGAATACAGAGTGTACATATATCAAGGACCAAAAAAAAATGACATCCGTACTTTTAAGTCAGTAGAAAAAAGTGCTACAGGATTAAAAATACACACAAATGACGGGAGCTATCAGTTGACACCTTATTCAGAAAATGCTGTGGAAGTGTCATTCGAACCAACCGGTAGTGCAACAAATCCCCCTTCTTACGGGATCTCTGCAAACATTAAAAAAATAAAAACAACTTACAAAGAAGATAAAAACAGGATCACTTACAGTACTCCGGGTATAAGCATACACATTCAAAAATCGCCCTTCCGTATATCTTACTTATATAAAAATAAAGAACTGACTAAAGAAGCAGACGGATATTTTGATGGTAACGAATATAGCGGATTTAGCTTTCAACTCAGAAAGGATGAAAAACTTACAGGTGGCGGAATGCGTGTCTTAGGCATGGACAGACGTGGAAAGAGATTGCGATTATACAACAAACCAAGTTTTGGATATGAGACCCATGCAGACCAGATGTATTACTCATTGCCTGTAGCTATTTCATCACAAAAATATATGCTCATCTTTGATAACGGAGCCGATGGATATATGGATCTGGGAGCAACGGATAAAGATAAACTGAGTTTTGAAGCTTCCGGTGGTAGGATGAGTTATATTGTTGTAGCTGGCGATAAATGGCAGGATTTAATTTCAAATTACACTGATTTAACCGGCAAACAGCCTTTGCCATCCAAATGGACATTGGGAAATATAGCATCCCGGATGGGCTACCACTCACAGACAGAAGTCGAAAACGTGGTAAAACTGTACGAAGACTACAAGATTCCATTAGATGCGGTGGTATTGGATTTATATTGGTTTGGTAAGGAACTGAAAGGCACCTTAGGTAATCTGGAATGGTACAGGGACTCTTTCCCAAACCCTGAAAAAATGATGTCCGATTTCAAAAATAAAGGTATCAAAACAGTATTGATCACTGAACCCTTCGTCATTGAAAACACTTTGAAATTTGGAGAAACTGTTGAAAATAATCTATTGGGTAAAAAGAATGACGGTGCACCTTATTTGTATGATTTTTACTTTGGGAAAACAGGATTGTTAGATATTTTTAATCCGGAAACCCAAAAATGGTTTTGGAATATTTATAAAAGACATACCGCATCCGGAGTAGCAGGATGGTGGGGAGATTTGGGCGAGCCTGAAGTTCATCCGGATGATATGTTACATGTCGGTGGCAGAGGCAAAGATTTACACAATCTATATGGACATGTGTGGGCGAAGACAATATTTGACGGCTACAAAAAGGATTTTCCGACACAAAGACCCTTAATTCTGATGCGGTCCGGTTTTGTGGGTTCTCAAAGATATGGAATGATCCCATGGTCAGGTGATGTAAGCAGATCCTGGGGAGGACTGCAACCACAGGTTGAAATAAGTCTCACAATGGGAATGCAGGGACTGGCTTATATGCATTCAGATCTGGGTGGTTTTTCCGGAGAGGTACAGGATCCTGAGTTATATACTCGTTGGTTGCAATATGGTGTATTTCAGCCTGTCTTCCGAACACATGCTCAGGAAGAAATTCCTTCAGAACCGGTCTTTTGGGACAAAAAAACCAGAGAACTGGCAACAAAATCCATCAGACTCAGATATGCTATGCTTCCATACAATTATACATTACTTTGGGAAAACAACACTACAGGAATGCCACTGATGAGACCACTTTTTTATGAAGAGGACAGACCTGACTTTTTCAATGAAACCGGAACATATCTCTGGGGCTCGGCATTTTTGGTCAGTCCTGTAGTCGCTAAAAATGCAAAAAAGCAAAAAGTCGTTTTTCCAAAAGGAAGTAACTGGATCAACTTTTCTGATGACAAAGTTTATTCGGGTGATCAGACTGTTTTTGTGGAAACAGATCCTTCAGAAATTCCTGTTTTCGTCAGAGCCGGCAGTTTTGTTCCCATGATCAGCGACATACAAAATACAGACCAAGCTTCAGAAGCTCCTTTGATGATTCATTATTATCACCATATTTCCGTTTCGTCAAGTGAGGGAAAACTGTATGAAGATGATGGAAATACACCGGAAGCTTTTGAAAAAGGATTGTATCAATTGACAGGTTTTAAAGCAATCTTTAAAAACAAAGTATTAACTATCCATAAAAATTTAACCGGCAACGGCTTTACCGGTCAGAAGAAAGATCGCGAGATAACCTACATTATCCATGGCGTAGAAAAGGATATAAAAAATATTTTTGTTCAAGACAAATCAGGCAAAAAAGCCATTATTCAGACATCAGCATACAAATATGACGACACAACAAAAACCATCACTTTGAAACTTGATGAATCTGTGAGTGGTTTTGAGATTCAATTATAA
- a CDS encoding MFS transporter, producing the protein MYYLRHLFVFFTHKSSVAVGTAFLLLGFMFGNWATLIPYVKTTYNLDDAVLGLVLLSMPLGSLISNPVAAILIQKSGMRKVTIGGMIFLSFAYMVPLSLPFFAMVPFGLVLSGFGITTLNVAMNTCASSIEQHEKIHILSTCHGLFSVGLMFGSITGSFTFGMGYNPAIHMVLMGFLGLIATYLVYPVIMKLHDDDHTNEKKEKFKLFFPKGALLLMVVISVCVNFTEGSMADWTALYMKEIVQANPYFIGWGLAGYSLFMAIGRFAGDGIIPVVGRNKILVYGACLSIAGFGLAILFPSTVTTICGFALIGLGVSCGAPILYGSAGRVPDLPKGAGLAVMNTFAMGGFLIGPVIIGFISNWIGLQLAFAFVALLCLVWLFYALRVKLF; encoded by the coding sequence ATGTATTATCTGCGGCATTTATTCGTATTTTTTACACACAAAAGTAGTGTTGCAGTTGGTACTGCTTTTCTGCTTTTAGGATTTATGTTTGGTAATTGGGCAACCCTGATACCTTATGTAAAAACGACTTATAATCTTGACGATGCCGTATTAGGTCTTGTACTGTTGTCCATGCCCTTAGGTTCTTTGATTTCCAATCCGGTAGCAGCTATTCTCATACAGAAATCCGGTATGCGAAAAGTTACGATCGGAGGGATGATTTTTTTATCCTTTGCATATATGGTGCCGCTTAGTTTGCCATTTTTTGCGATGGTACCTTTTGGTCTGGTGCTGAGCGGTTTTGGAATAACCACACTTAATGTAGCAATGAATACCTGTGCATCTTCTATCGAACAGCATGAAAAAATACATATTCTATCCACCTGCCACGGACTATTCAGTGTCGGACTGATGTTTGGGTCTATTACGGGCAGCTTTACTTTCGGTATGGGATACAATCCGGCAATACACATGGTTTTGATGGGCTTTTTGGGTCTCATTGCGACTTATCTCGTGTATCCTGTTATTATGAAACTGCATGATGATGATCATACAAATGAAAAGAAAGAAAAATTCAAATTATTTTTTCCGAAAGGAGCTTTACTATTAATGGTTGTCATTAGTGTCTGTGTCAATTTTACTGAAGGGAGCATGGCTGATTGGACGGCATTGTATATGAAAGAAATCGTACAGGCAAATCCCTACTTTATCGGATGGGGATTGGCCGGTTATTCACTTTTTATGGCAATAGGAAGATTTGCGGGAGATGGTATTATTCCGGTTGTCGGCAGAAATAAAATTTTGGTCTATGGTGCATGTTTGAGTATTGCAGGATTTGGTCTCGCCATATTATTTCCATCTACTGTGACAACCATTTGTGGATTTGCATTGATCGGATTAGGCGTTTCTTGTGGTGCTCCCATTCTCTATGGAAGTGCAGGAAGAGTGCCGGATTTACCCAAAGGGGCCGGACTTGCGGTAATGAATACTTTTGCGATGGGTGGTTTTCTGATTGGCCCCGTTATTATCGGATTTATTTCCAACTGGATCGGCTTACAACTTGCTTTTGCTTTTGTTGCCTTACTTTGTTTGGTTTGGTTATTTTACGCTTTAAGAGTGAAGTTGTTTTAA
- a CDS encoding carbohydrate binding family 9 domain-containing protein, translating to MIFRFCFIALYLFGIASVTASDSPQKKIKALKITENIKIDGFLREESWSNAEKAFGFIQREPVVGKDASFESEVYFVYDNTSIYIGARLHDPEPDKILRELSIRDQIGNADNFSVFLDAYKSGLNGFLFTVTASGVQAEYVVTNHVEDPNWNAVWDSAVRVHESGWDIEIRIPFASLRFPTDLIQDWNIQFGREIRRFRESSHWSAIDPLINGWVQQSGTVEQLQDIVSPVRLSLTPYVSGYLNTVHKPGSGNQTSASSAYSAGLDMKYGINDAFTLDMTLIPDFGQVISDRQVLNLTPFEVFFEENRQFFTEGTELFNKGSLFYSRRIGGTPLHFNKVNSQLNDNEFVKNNPDVTQLYNATKVSGRTSGGTGVGVFNAIVGETFATISDNGGIERNIKTNPLTNYNAIVIDRNLKNNSFISFMNTNVLREGADYDANVTGGFFNFKTRDQKWFTEGNISVSQKIYTDFKDIGYTYNLNLGKASGKWTYNILHGVESENYNPNDMGFLFSPNSKFYSASGSYTEYNPKKPELQQYRFSGSINYSRLFKPDVFNDFSIEFSNFILWKSRNAIGFNARIEPVRTFDYFEPRTSDFRKALAWTENYSIGGFISSDYRKPFALDINTNYRYFNSPDRYNITLRIGPRFRFSDKFSLFQNLNISSIRKEPGYINKLFADTFIPDLQTEDILMGVRDRLIIDNSITARYIFNNLMGINLRVRHYWDQVIYTSFGALTEKGDLSKLTYSGNNTDGKPIFDRNVNIFNIDLQYSWRFAPGSDIIFVWKNQILNSDENYARNYLQNLTGLFDSLQSNSISLRFLYFLDYQQIVARKV from the coding sequence ATGATTTTCAGATTCTGTTTTATTGCTCTTTACCTGTTCGGGATAGCTTCTGTCACTGCATCTGATAGTCCTCAGAAAAAAATTAAAGCTTTAAAAATAACCGAAAACATTAAAATTGATGGATTTCTCCGGGAAGAATCCTGGTCCAATGCTGAAAAAGCATTTGGTTTTATACAAAGAGAACCCGTTGTCGGAAAAGATGCAAGTTTTGAAAGTGAAGTGTATTTTGTATATGACAACACTTCTATCTATATAGGCGCCAGATTGCATGACCCTGAGCCGGACAAAATCCTGAGAGAACTTTCTATAAGAGATCAGATAGGTAATGCTGACAATTTCAGCGTATTTCTCGATGCATACAAAAGCGGATTAAACGGATTTTTATTTACTGTGACGGCTTCCGGTGTGCAGGCAGAATATGTTGTCACCAACCATGTTGAAGATCCTAACTGGAATGCGGTATGGGATAGTGCAGTAAGAGTACATGAAAGTGGCTGGGATATTGAAATCAGAATTCCGTTTGCTTCTTTAAGGTTTCCGACTGATTTGATTCAGGATTGGAATATTCAGTTTGGAAGAGAAATTCGTAGATTTCGGGAATCGTCCCATTGGTCAGCTATTGATCCGTTGATCAATGGTTGGGTGCAGCAAAGCGGTACAGTAGAACAGTTGCAGGATATCGTGTCCCCCGTCAGATTGTCACTAACACCCTATGTGTCTGGGTATCTCAATACAGTACATAAGCCTGGTTCAGGAAATCAAACTTCTGCTTCATCTGCCTATAGTGCTGGTCTCGATATGAAATATGGTATTAATGATGCTTTTACGTTAGATATGACGCTGATTCCTGATTTCGGGCAGGTGATATCTGACAGACAAGTACTGAATCTAACACCTTTTGAAGTATTCTTTGAAGAAAACAGACAGTTTTTTACAGAGGGTACGGAGTTGTTCAATAAAGGAAGTTTGTTTTATTCCCGTAGAATAGGAGGTACTCCATTACACTTTAATAAAGTAAATAGTCAACTGAATGACAATGAGTTTGTCAAAAATAATCCTGACGTTACCCAATTATACAACGCTACTAAAGTCTCCGGAAGAACGTCAGGAGGTACCGGTGTTGGAGTATTTAATGCGATTGTAGGCGAAACTTTTGCGACTATCTCTGATAATGGAGGCATTGAAAGAAATATAAAAACCAATCCACTGACAAATTATAATGCAATAGTAATAGACCGGAATCTTAAAAATAACTCTTTCATCAGTTTTATGAATACAAATGTATTGAGAGAAGGAGCCGATTATGATGCAAATGTTACTGGGGGATTTTTTAATTTCAAAACCAGAGATCAAAAGTGGTTTACGGAAGGTAATATATCCGTGTCTCAAAAAATTTATACTGATTTTAAGGATATTGGTTATACTTACAATCTGAATTTAGGCAAAGCAAGTGGCAAATGGACTTATAACATTCTCCATGGCGTAGAATCTGAAAATTACAACCCCAATGATATGGGCTTTCTGTTTAGCCCCAATTCAAAGTTCTATTCAGCAAGTGGTAGTTATACAGAATATAATCCCAAAAAGCCGGAACTTCAGCAGTATAGATTTTCCGGCAGTATCAACTATTCACGACTTTTCAAGCCTGATGTGTTTAATGATTTTTCTATTGAATTTAGTAATTTTATCTTATGGAAGAGTAGAAACGCAATTGGATTTAATGCCAGGATTGAGCCGGTCCGGACTTTTGATTACTTTGAACCAAGGACATCTGATTTCAGAAAAGCATTGGCGTGGACTGAAAATTACAGTATTGGTGGATTTATTTCTTCTGATTACAGAAAACCTTTCGCTTTAGATATTAATACAAATTACAGGTACTTTAATAGTCCTGACAGATATAACATCACTTTGAGGATTGGTCCGCGATTCAGATTTTCGGATAAATTTTCATTATTTCAGAATTTGAATATTTCATCGATCCGTAAAGAACCGGGATATATAAATAAACTATTTGCCGATACTTTTATACCGGACTTACAAACTGAAGATATTCTGATGGGTGTCAGAGACAGACTCATTATTGATAATTCTATTACAGCAAGATATATTTTTAATAATCTGATGGGAATCAATCTGCGGGTAAGACATTACTGGGATCAGGTAATCTATACATCTTTTGGAGCATTGACAGAAAAAGGAGATCTCTCTAAACTTACCTATTCAGGAAATAATACCGACGGGAAACCCATTTTTGACCGAAATGTTAATATTTTTAATATTGACTTGCAGTATAGCTGGCGGTTTGCACCGGGAAGTGACATCATATTTGTTTGGAAAAATCAGATTTTAAATTCAGATGAAAATTATGCCCGAAATTATTTACAGAATCTGACAGGACTATTTGATTCTCTGCAAAGTAACAGTATTTCATTACGATTTTTATATTTTCTTGACTATCAGCAGATTGTCGCTCGAAAAGTCTGA
- a CDS encoding sigma-70 family RNA polymerase sigma factor — translation MTLLEITQTDRQLIQNCLSGDRDAQYKLYRTYAKAMYNICKRMVPYDADAEDVLQLSFIDVFSKLNSYKFESTPGAWIKRIVINNCINHLRKRRLETKEFDGNTDIVDEDHTEYEVNVQLIHKAIELLPDGYRIIFSLYAVEGYDHSEIAEILNITESTSKSQYSRARARLKEIIRSNGDINRIYH, via the coding sequence ATGACACTCTTGGAAATCACACAGACAGATCGCCAACTGATTCAAAATTGTTTGTCCGGAGACAGGGATGCGCAATACAAATTGTATCGTACATATGCTAAAGCAATGTACAATATTTGTAAGCGTATGGTGCCTTATGATGCGGATGCTGAAGATGTTCTGCAACTTTCATTTATAGATGTCTTCAGCAAACTGAACAGTTATAAATTTGAATCTACACCCGGAGCCTGGATCAAAAGAATTGTCATAAATAATTGTATAAATCATTTGCGCAAACGCAGATTGGAAACGAAGGAGTTTGATGGAAATACAGATATTGTTGATGAAGATCACACAGAATATGAAGTAAACGTACAACTTATTCACAAAGCTATAGAATTATTGCCGGATGGATACAGAATTATATTCAGTCTGTATGCGGTAGAAGGTTATGACCATAGTGAAATAGCTGAAATACTGAATATTACCGAATCAACATCCAAATCACAATACAGCAGGGCAAGGGCCAGACTCAAAGAAATCATCCGTTCAAACGGCGACATAAACAGAATTTATCATTAA
- a CDS encoding dienelactone hydrolase family protein: MLDQKIINLYDEYTHKPLTRQEFLHRLAGLVGSISAAMSIIPLLESDYKSGLSTGGDDLFTEYIHYPGVNGEMKAYVARPLENTKYAAVIVIHENRGLTPHIEDVARRAARAGYLAIAPNALAPIGEVANEDEARQKFTSLKADDNLENFKRVFGYLETRSDFNGSVGCVGFCWGGAMAGNLATQVESLKASVSFYGRQPDLASVPKIKSALQLHYAENDERVNAGITDYENALSENNIRFEKYLYEGTQHAFHNDTSVARYNEAAATLAWSRTIDFFEKYL, from the coding sequence ATGCTCGATCAAAAAATAATAAATTTGTATGATGAATACACGCACAAACCGCTAACAAGACAGGAATTTTTACATCGACTGGCTGGATTGGTCGGTAGTATATCGGCTGCAATGTCTATAATTCCGTTATTAGAATCTGATTATAAATCCGGGCTTTCGACAGGAGGGGATGATTTATTTACAGAATATATACATTATCCGGGCGTAAACGGAGAAATGAAGGCATATGTAGCAAGGCCGTTGGAAAATACAAAATATGCTGCTGTCATCGTCATTCATGAAAACCGAGGATTGACGCCACACATCGAAGATGTTGCCCGTCGGGCTGCACGGGCCGGATATCTGGCGATTGCACCCAATGCGCTGGCCCCCATAGGCGAGGTCGCAAATGAAGACGAAGCAAGGCAAAAATTTACTTCGCTCAAAGCTGATGACAATCTGGAAAATTTTAAAAGAGTGTTCGGCTATCTGGAGACCCGTTCAGATTTCAATGGCTCAGTGGGATGTGTCGGATTTTGCTGGGGTGGAGCGATGGCCGGAAATCTGGCTACGCAGGTGGAGAGTCTCAAAGCATCGGTTTCTTTTTACGGACGACAACCTGATTTGGCTTCTGTACCAAAGATCAAATCAGCATTGCAGTTGCACTATGCAGAGAATGATGAAAGAGTAAATGCGGGCATTACAGATTATGAAAATGCCCTGAGCGAAAATAATATCAGATTTGAAAAGTATTTGTACGAAGGAACCCAACATGCCTTTCATAATGATACATCTGTTGCGAGATATAATGAAGCGGCAGCGACCCTGGCATGGAGCAGAACCATAGATTTTTTCGAGAAATACCTTTAG
- a CDS encoding DUF3667 domain-containing protein, which translates to MNQKSIHHSCFSHEIDCANCGYTDKGLYCSNCGSPFNKERISLTALSIKLVSVLVNIEGRYANTSKELFIRPVNFILRYLNGERERFYVPFKFLLINLTINFFIYNYFNISQISEFQNFTAGDEALLHSEVLFDHIISQYGKFFFLLIIPFYAICSKILHPKTRFNAAEIATAISFMLGQMMLLEIILNLLSALYSPFYFIQKYLVIVTEVAIVFILCYRFFENRLIHAIWKTVVTLTVLVVSMKYVLILTQFILHLLCGE; encoded by the coding sequence ATGAACCAAAAAAGCATACACCATTCCTGTTTTAGTCATGAAATAGATTGTGCAAACTGCGGATACACCGATAAAGGATTGTACTGTAGCAATTGCGGAAGCCCATTCAATAAAGAAAGAATTTCATTAACTGCCTTGTCTATAAAACTGGTCAGTGTTCTTGTCAATATCGAAGGAAGATATGCCAATACATCGAAAGAACTGTTTATCAGACCCGTTAATTTTATACTGCGATATCTCAATGGCGAACGGGAAAGATTTTATGTTCCTTTTAAGTTCTTGCTGATCAATCTTACAATCAATTTTTTCATCTACAACTACTTCAATATCAGTCAGATAAGTGAATTTCAAAACTTTACTGCCGGTGATGAAGCACTGCTGCACAGTGAAGTTTTATTTGACCACATCATTAGTCAATACGGCAAGTTTTTTTTCCTGCTGATCATTCCTTTTTATGCGATTTGTTCGAAAATATTACATCCGAAAACAAGATTTAATGCAGCAGAAATAGCCACCGCCATTTCCTTTATGCTTGGTCAGATGATGCTGCTCGAAATCATTCTAAATCTTTTGTCTGCTTTATATAGCCCATTTTATTTTATTCAAAAATATCTGGTGATTGTGACAGAAGTAGCTATCGTTTTTATATTGTGTTACCGATTTTTTGAAAACCGTTTGATACATGCAATTTGGAAGACGGTTGTGACACTGACTGTTTTAGTCGTAAGCATGAAATACGTTTTGATTCTTACACAATTTATTTTACACCTGCTTTGTGGTGAGTAA